The genome window GCGGACAGGCCGCTCAGGTTCGGGGCGGCCGGGAGTTCGGGCGCCGCGCTCGCGGAGCCGGCCGCACCGACCACGGAGGCCGCTCCCGCTGCGGTCAGCAGCGCGGCACGGGCGATCCGGCGGGTCAGGGGGAGGGACATGGTGCTCCTTAGACGGACTAGACGAAGAGGACGGTGAAGTGTCCGCCCGTGCCCGGGAGTTGAACCGCTCGTCGGAGTAGATCGTTCCGGGCTCGGACGCAGTGACTACCGCTCGAAGTCCGCGAAGGTTGCGGCGGCCCGACGTAAAGAGTTGGCAATGCGTCGCATCATCAAATGGGGATTCAGTCGGACAAACGCCGCCCGGTCCGACAGTCTGCGGAATCCTTACGGCCCTGTGCTCCCAAGGGATTCCGGCAGACGGGGGTGAGCGGGTGAGAACCCGCGCACCCCGTCCACTCGACGCGCCGCGCATACCCCGCACGGGTGAGCCGCGCGGCCTACTGTCCAGTGACGATTCGGACCTCGGCCGTGGAGGCCGGCACTCCCTCGGCCTTCCGCCATGCCCCGGCCCGGCCCTCGGCGACCCACTCCCGGCCCGCGTACGTGACGCGCTCGACGCCCAGCCGGGAGGAGTTGGCCACGGCCCAGTGCGCCAGCTCCCAGCCGCGCTGCCGGACCTGGCTCGCGTCCCCGGCGTCCTTGAGGGGAACGGTGACCGTGCCGGCGACGGGGGAGACGCTCGGAGTCGGCGTCGGGCTCGCCTGCGCGGAGGCGCCGTCCTCGGCGCTCACCACCGCCCCGGCCGCCTCGAACGCGTCGTCCCCGAAGTCCCGCGCGAGCGCGCCGCGCACGGCGTCCGGGCCGCCCGTGTAGGCGGTGCCGGTGCCGGTCGTGTCCCGGCGCCCCTCGCATGTCAGCGTGGCCGCCGACCGGCCGGTCAGCGCGGCGGCGAGCAGCGTGGCGTCGGGCTCGTGCTTGGCGTACGCCTCCGGGTAGCCGCTGCGCTGCACCCGCTGGGCGGCCACCGTCAGCGGCAGCTGCTCGTAGTCGGCGACCTTCACGAGATGCTCGTAGAACTCGCCCGCCGAGTACACCGGGTCCTGGATCTGCTGCTCGGTGCCCCAGCCCTGCGAGGGCCGCTGCTGGAAGAGGCCGAGGGAATCCCGGTCGCCGTGCGCGATGTTGCGCAGGCCCGACTCCTGGAGCGCGGTCGCCAGCGCGATCGTCACGGCCCGCTCGGGCAGTTCGCGCGAGGTGCCGACCGCCGAGATCGTCGCCGCGTTCGCCGCCTGCTCGGGCGTGAACTCGTACGTCGTCCCGTCGTCCGTCCCGGACACGACCACGCACCGCGGTGTGCCGTTCCCCCCGGTCAGATACTGCACGGTGAGATACGCCCCGATCGCGGCGAGCACGACGAAGGCCGCCATGAACTGCAGCACACGACGGCCGCGACGGCGAGGGCGGGGACCTGGGGGGAAGGGGTACGGCTCTGGCACGCGGTCCAAGGTACTGGAGAGTAATGGCCCACGTGCAGGACTTGTGAACACAGAGGCGGGAGACATCCGATCCACTCGCCGGGCGGCCTCGCCCCGGCGGCGCGTTAGGGTCGGGGACATGGCCGAGACCCCCATTGACCTCACGCTGGACGCCGCACGGCTGACCGCGCAGCTCGTCGACTTCCCCTCCGAGAGCGGCACCGAGAAGCCCCTCGCGGACGCGATCGAGACCGCCCTGCGCGCCCTGCCGCACCTCACGGTCGACCGGTACGGCAACAACATCGTCGCCCGCACCGACCTCGGCCGTGCCGAGCGCGTGATCCTGGCCGGCCACATCGACACCGTCCCCATCGCGGACAACGTCCCCTCCCGCCTCGACGAGGACGGCGTCCTGTGGGGCTGCGGCACCTGCGACATGAAGTCCGGCGTCGCGGTCCAGCTGCGCATCGCGGCCACCGTCCCGGCCCCCAACCGCGATCTGACGTTCGTCTTCTACGACAACGAGGAGGTCGCCGCCGACCTCAACGGCCTCAAGCATGTCTCCGAGGCCCATCCCGAGTGGCTGGAGGGCGACTTCGCGGTCCTCCTGGAGCCCACGGACGGCGAGGTCGAGGGCGGCTGCCAGGGCACCCTGCGGATGCTGCTGAGGACGAAGGGCGAGCGCGCCCACTCCGCCCGCGGCTGGATGGGCTCCAACGCCATCCACACGGCCGCCCCGATCCTGGCGAGGCTGGCGGCCTACGAGCCCCGCCACCCGGTGATCGACGGCCTGGAGTACCGCGAGGGCCTGAACGCGGTCGGCATCTCGGGCGGCGTCGCCGGCAACGTCATCCCGGACGCGTGCGTGGTGTCGGTCAACTTCCGCTACGCGCCCGACCGCACGGAGGACGAGGCCATCGCGCACGTCCTGGAGGTCTTCGCCGACTGCGGGGTCGAGGAGTTCACCATCGACGACCACAGCCCCGGCGCGCTGCCCGGCCTCTCCCACCCGGCGGCCCTGGCCTTCACCGAGGCCGTCGGCGGCACCGCCCGGCCCAAGTACGGCTGGACGGACGTCTCCCGCTTCAGCGCCCTCGGCGTCCCGGCCGTCAACTACGGCCCCGGCAACCCCCATTTGGCGCACCGGCGCGACGAACGGGTGGAGACGGCGAAGATCCTGACGGGCGAGGAACGCCTGAGGTCCTGGCTGATGTCATGAGCCGTCCCGGGCGGCGGATCGCGACGGATCGCGGCGGACACGCTCAGGTCCCCCGTCCGTAACCCGTATGGATCTACGCTGAGGTGAACCACCAGCACGGCGGAGGGAGCGGACATGGCGACCGGCAACCCCGAGGGCAAGAAGCAGCCACCGGAGGAGCAGCGGCTCGGACCGGTGCTGCGCAGACGCGGCCAGGTCCAGGCGAGCACCACGGACCAGCGGCTGCTGGACGCGGGCGGCCCCTCGGACTGGGTCCACACCGATCCCTGGCGGGTGCTGCGCATCCAGTCGGAGTTCATCGAGGGCTTCGGCACGCTCGCCGAACTGCCGCCCGCGATCAGCGTCTTCGGCTCCGCGCGCACCCCGGCCGACTCACCCGAGTACGAGGCGGGCGTCCGGCTCGGCCGCGGCCTGGTGGAGGCCGGCTTCGCCGTCATCACCGGCGGCGGCCCCGGGGCGATGGAGGCGGCCAACAAGGGCGCCCTGGAGGCGGGCGGCACCTCCGTCGGCCTCGGCATCGAGCTGCCCTTCGAACAGGGCCTCAACCCGTACGTCGACATCGGCCTCAACTTCCGCTACTTCTTCGTCCGGAAGATGATGTTCGTCAAGTACGCACAAGGGTTCGTGGTCCTGCCCGGCGGCCTAGGCACCCTCGACGAACTCTTCGAAGCCCTCACCCTCGTCCAGACCCAGAAGGTCACCCGCTTCCCCATCGTCCTCTTCGGCGAGTCCTACTGGAGCGGCCTGGTCGACTGGCTCACCCACACCCTCATCGCCCAGGGCAAGGCCTCGGAGAAGGACCTCTCCCTGTTCCACGTCACGGACGACGTGGACGAGGCGGTGGCCCTGGTGTCGAAGGAGGCGGGCAGGTAGTCCTCGGCTTCTCCCCGCGCCCCGTCAGGGGCGCGGGGGCGAGAAAGACCTAGGCGAGCCCCCGCCGCGCGACGGCGGGCCCCCGCCACCCCGCGATCGCCCCCACCATCTCCACCACCTGCCGAGTCTCCGCCACCTCATGCACCCGATACACCTGAGCCCCCAACCACACGGAGACCGCGGTCGTGGCCAACGTCCCCACCACCCGCTCCTTCACAGGCCGATCCAACGTCTCCCCCACGAAGTCCTTGTTGGACAACGACACCAACACCGGCCACCCGGTGGCGAC of Streptomyces phaeolivaceus contains these proteins:
- a CDS encoding heavy metal transporter — its product is MAAFVVLAAIGAYLTVQYLTGGNGTPRCVVVSGTDDGTTYEFTPEQAANAATISAVGTSRELPERAVTIALATALQESGLRNIAHGDRDSLGLFQQRPSQGWGTEQQIQDPVYSAGEFYEHLVKVADYEQLPLTVAAQRVQRSGYPEAYAKHEPDATLLAAALTGRSAATLTCEGRRDTTGTGTAYTGGPDAVRGALARDFGDDAFEAAGAVVSAEDGASAQASPTPTPSVSPVAGTVTVPLKDAGDASQVRQRGWELAHWAVANSSRLGVERVTYAGREWVAEGRAGAWRKAEGVPASTAEVRIVTGQ
- the dapE gene encoding succinyl-diaminopimelate desuccinylase; this translates as MAETPIDLTLDAARLTAQLVDFPSESGTEKPLADAIETALRALPHLTVDRYGNNIVARTDLGRAERVILAGHIDTVPIADNVPSRLDEDGVLWGCGTCDMKSGVAVQLRIAATVPAPNRDLTFVFYDNEEVAADLNGLKHVSEAHPEWLEGDFAVLLEPTDGEVEGGCQGTLRMLLRTKGERAHSARGWMGSNAIHTAAPILARLAAYEPRHPVIDGLEYREGLNAVGISGGVAGNVIPDACVVSVNFRYAPDRTEDEAIAHVLEVFADCGVEEFTIDDHSPGALPGLSHPAALAFTEAVGGTARPKYGWTDVSRFSALGVPAVNYGPGNPHLAHRRDERVETAKILTGEERLRSWLMS
- a CDS encoding LOG family protein; this encodes MATGNPEGKKQPPEEQRLGPVLRRRGQVQASTTDQRLLDAGGPSDWVHTDPWRVLRIQSEFIEGFGTLAELPPAISVFGSARTPADSPEYEAGVRLGRGLVEAGFAVITGGGPGAMEAANKGALEAGGTSVGLGIELPFEQGLNPYVDIGLNFRYFFVRKMMFVKYAQGFVVLPGGLGTLDELFEALTLVQTQKVTRFPIVLFGESYWSGLVDWLTHTLIAQGKASEKDLSLFHVTDDVDEAVALVSKEAGR